The Perca fluviatilis chromosome 24, GENO_Pfluv_1.0, whole genome shotgun sequence genome has a window encoding:
- the LOC120554051 gene encoding uncharacterized protein LOC120554051, which produces MFQLLTGPYFNQVASRVLGIPCSKIHVSETSTNTVPNTSPTAASASSDLNGAAVLNACRTLSKSLAPYKTQNPKASWEDWAFARGGSLGGRLIGRRLRRTKTKESTREAAREGALGDSLEELDVPSSHTPETGLSLVHLNNFNIHADKSATYPHLLSSFALSLSPSPPAHNHLDLIFTINCSTSNLTVTPLHTSDHFLISYPLPLSQPYLNRHRTCPP; this is translated from the exons atgtttcaactcttgactggcccgtaCTTCAATCAG gtcgCCAGCAGGGTTCTGGGTATCCCGTGCTCTAAGATCCACGTCTCTGAGACCAGCACCAACACGGTCCCCAACACCAGCCCCACGGCGGCCTCAGCGTCCTCTGACCTCAACGGCGCCGCCGTGCTCAACGCCTGCCGGACCCTCAGCAAGAGCCTGGCGCCCTACAAGACCCAAAAccccaaagcatcatgggaagaCTGG GCGTTTGCGCGGGGCGGCAGCCTCGGCGGCAGACTCATCGGACGAAGACTCCGgaggacaaagacaaaggagTCTACGCGGGAGGCAGCGCGGGAAG GTGCTCTAGGGGACTCTTTGGAGGAGCTGGATGTCCCTTCTTCACACACCCCTGAAACTGGCCTTTCGCTGGTACATCTGAACAACTTCAACATCCACGCAGACAAGTCGGCTACCTATCCAcaccttctctcttcttttgccctctcgctctctccttcGCCACCCGCTCACAACCACCTAGATCTCATATTCACCATAAACTGCTctacatccaacctcactgtcACTCCACTCCATACCTCAGACCATTTCCTCATCTCTTACCCTCTCCCACTCTCACAACCATATCTCAACAGACACCGTACCTGTCCGCCGTAA